The Desulfuromonadales bacterium genome includes a region encoding these proteins:
- the rpiB gene encoding ribose 5-phosphate isomerase B codes for MYIIASDHGGLDLKEAVKGFLKGRGIAVRDLGTLNADSVDYPDFGEKAARAVARGEAEKGILICGTGIGMSIVANKFPGVRAALVTDEFTARMSKEHNNANILVMGGRILTPEESCCMVGIWLDAVFEGGRHQRRLDKIAQIEEDIRAGRI; via the coding sequence ATGTATATCATTGCCAGCGATCACGGCGGCCTGGACCTTAAGGAGGCCGTCAAGGGATTTCTCAAGGGACGTGGAATCGCCGTCCGCGACCTGGGAACCCTGAACGCTGATTCGGTCGATTACCCCGACTTCGGCGAAAAAGCTGCCCGTGCCGTTGCCCGCGGCGAGGCCGAAAAGGGGATCCTGATCTGCGGCACGGGCATCGGCATGTCGATTGTCGCCAACAAGTTTCCCGGCGTCCGGGCGGCCCTGGTAACCGACGAGTTCACTGCCCGGATGTCCAAAGAGCACAACAATGCCAACATCCTCGTCATGGGGGGCCGGATCCTCACTCCCGAAGAATCCTGCTGCATGGTCGGTATCTGGCTCGATGCGGTTTTCGAGGGTGGACGGCACCAGCGCCGCCTTGATAAGATCGCCCAGATCGAAGAGGATATTCGGGCGGGTCGGATCTGA
- the fabF gene encoding beta-ketoacyl-ACP synthase II, whose product MRRVVVTGVGVVSALGTGVDKNWAALMAGRSGIDRITRFDASEFPTQIAGEVKDFNAEDFIDKKEIKKMDLFIQYAVGAADLAMKDSGFEITEENAERVGVLVGAGLGGLPAIERYHEAMLEGGYKKISPFFIPMLIINLAPGQISIKYGAKGPNVSSVSACATGTHSIGDAYHMIARGDADAMIAGGCEATITRLGVGGFNVMKALSTRNDDPQGASRPFDKGRDGFVMSEGAGIVILEEYEAAKKRGARIYAEVAGYGLTGDAYHLTAPAPEGEGAARCMKMALKNGGIAPEEVDYINAHGTSTPFNDYFETLAIKSALGDHARKVMISSTKSMTGHALGAAGGIEAVFSLLAMDRGAVPPTINYQEPDPDCDLDYVPNEARQAVVKVAMSNSLGFGGTNATLIFKKV is encoded by the coding sequence ATGCGTAGAGTCGTCGTGACGGGTGTCGGCGTTGTTTCCGCCCTAGGTACCGGTGTGGACAAGAACTGGGCTGCCCTTATGGCAGGCCGTTCCGGCATTGACCGCATTACGCGTTTCGATGCTTCCGAATTTCCCACCCAGATTGCCGGGGAAGTCAAGGACTTCAACGCGGAAGATTTCATCGACAAGAAAGAGATCAAGAAGATGGATCTCTTCATTCAGTACGCCGTCGGGGCTGCTGATCTTGCCATGAAAGACTCGGGCTTTGAGATCACCGAGGAGAATGCGGAGCGGGTAGGGGTTCTGGTCGGTGCCGGCCTTGGCGGTCTGCCGGCCATCGAGCGATACCACGAGGCGATGCTGGAGGGTGGCTACAAGAAGATTTCACCCTTCTTCATCCCGATGCTGATCATCAACCTGGCGCCGGGCCAGATCTCCATCAAGTACGGCGCCAAGGGTCCCAATGTCTCTTCGGTTTCCGCCTGCGCAACCGGCACCCATTCCATCGGCGATGCTTACCACATGATCGCGCGCGGGGATGCCGATGCCATGATCGCCGGTGGCTGCGAGGCGACCATCACCCGCCTGGGCGTCGGTGGCTTCAATGTCATGAAGGCGCTCTCCACCCGCAACGACGACCCGCAGGGCGCCAGCCGCCCCTTTGACAAGGGACGTGACGGTTTCGTCATGTCTGAAGGCGCCGGTATCGTAATCCTCGAAGAATACGAAGCGGCCAAGAAACGCGGCGCCAGGATTTATGCCGAGGTGGCCGGTTACGGCCTCACCGGCGATGCCTACCATCTGACCGCTCCGGCTCCCGAAGGGGAGGGTGCTGCCCGCTGCATGAAGATGGCCCTCAAAAACGGCGGCATCGCGCCGGAAGAGGTCGACTACATCAATGCCCACGGCACCTCGACCCCCTTTAACGACTACTTCGAAACCCTGGCGATCAAGTCGGCCCTCGGCGACCATGCGCGCAAGGTGATGATCAGCTCGACCAAGAGCATGACTGGCCACGCCCTCGGCGCCGCCGGCGGTATCGAGGCGGTCTTTTCCCTGCTGGCCATGGACCGCGGTGCGGTGCCCCCCACCATCAACTACCAGGAGCCCGATCCCGACTGCGACCTCGACTACGTACCCAACGAAGCGCGCCAGGCGGTCGTCAAGGTCGCCATGAGCAATTCCCTCGGTTTTGGTGGCACCAACGCGACCTTGATCTTCAAGAAGGTCTGA
- the acpP gene encoding acyl carrier protein — protein MASIAERVKQIVAEQLGVDEDQVTNEASFMEDLGADSLDTVELVMALEEEFDIEISDEDAEKIQTVQDAVDYINEHS, from the coding sequence ATGGCTTCGATTGCTGAAAGAGTGAAACAGATTGTGGCTGAGCAGCTTGGCGTTGACGAGGACCAGGTGACCAACGAGGCATCTTTCATGGAGGACCTCGGTGCCGACTCTCTCGACACGGTCGAACTGGTGATGGCGCTGGAGGAGGAGTTCGATATCGAAATCTCCGACGAGGATGCCGAGAAGATCCAGACCGTGCAGGATGCTGTTGATTACATCAACGAGCATTCCTGA